TTGGTCATCGGCTGCCAGGACTTTTCGCCTTCCGGGCAGCGCCAGCAGGCCGGCGCCCTGGTACTTGTGCATGGCACTCCCCTCTTGCGCCAGATGGCCGTCGAGCAGCAGACGCTGGACCTGGCCGCCCCGCCAGGGGGAGTGGAAGTGTTACGTATCGAGGGCGCCCAAGCGGCAGCCCGGCTGGGGATCTGGATGCGCAATGGAGACGTGGACGGAGACGGCATCGACGACCTTGTTGCGGGCGCCGACCGGGAAGATGACCGGCGGGGCGCCGTCTACGTGCTGCGGGGGGGGAGCCACCTGTCTTCGGGGGGCGTTCTCGACATCTTTCCGCCTCCCCAGCGTCTCCAGGGCCATGTGGCCCGCATCCATGTCGACGGACTGCCCGCCGGAGCCCATTTCGGGGCCACTTGCCAGAGCGGCGATCTGGACGGCAACGGCCGCGCCGAAGTGCTGGCGGCGGCCACCCTCAACCGGGCTGGAGCCTCCCTGAGCGGGGCCGGTCTGGGGCAGGGCGGAGTCCTGGGGGGTGCTAGCTACATCGTGTGGGACGAGTCCTTCCCTGCCGGCTTGTGGCCCGACGACTATTCTTTCGCCCTGGAGGAGGCTCCTGGACCTGTCTCCGTTCTCAACGGCGAGGGGGTCGGCGTCAGCTTCGGAGAGGAGCTGCTGGCAGGCGCCGACCTGGACGGAGACGGCGCGCCCGACCTGTACGTGGGCGATCTGGCGGCGATCGGCTTCACGGGGGAGGGCTGGGTCTTCTTTGATGCCGCCTCCCTGAAAGGACGCCAAATCGCCCTCAACGCAATGCCCCCGGACATCCGCTTGAGCCGCATCATCGGTCCTGAAGGAGGCGCCCTGGGATCCGACACGGCAGCCTTGGGCGACTTCGACGGAGACGGCTGGCAAGACCTGCTGATCGGGGCTCCCACCGCCTCGGTGCACATCGACGGAGAGGAGCGCAACTCGGCCGGCAAGGTCCACATCTTCTACGGACAGGCGGGCGCCTGGCCGTCCTTCATCGACACCAGTCCCGAGGGACTGGCCCAGCTCGAAGGCCTGCGCGTAACCGAGGTCCTGGGCGCCTCCGGAAGTGCTGCGGGAGACCGGGGAGACACTCTCTGCTACAGCGCTGCCGCCGGCGACATGGACGGGGACGGACTGCCCGAGGCACTCA
This region of Acidobacteriota bacterium genomic DNA includes:
- a CDS encoding VCBS repeat-containing protein — protein: MTYRILTRGRLLFPLMLLLCSLAALVGQNPVHQLDLARLPTEIGLLTRISGVAGNSRVGIFGVPVAGGEDLDGDGHNDLALAYMTAGPLQRFGAGEVYLIFGSGSLGQDMVAMPSPRILRIAGLQQMAHCGDSIWMGDFNGDSRGELVIGCQDFSPSGQRQQAGALVLVHGTPLLRQMAVEQQTLDLAAPPGGVEVLRIEGAQAAARLGIWMRNGDVDGDGIDDLVAGADREDDRRGAVYVLRGGSHLSSGGVLDIFPPPQRLQGHVARIHVDGLPAGAHFGATCQSGDLDGNGRAEVLAAATLNRAGASLSGAGLGQGGVLGGASYIVWDESFPAGLWPDDYSFALEEAPGPVSVLNGEGVGVSFGEELLAGADLDGDGAPDLYVGDLAAIGFTGEGWVFFDAASLKGRQIALNAMPPDIRLSRIIGPEGGALGSDTAALGDFDGDGWQDLLIGAPTASVHIDGEERNSAGKVHIFYGQAGAWPSFIDTSPEGLAQLEGLRVTEVLGASGSAAGDRGDTLCYSAAAGDMDGDGLPEALINEMVGNGPGPADIDIGNIIVLGWRTLAPLLTSQAPPTRPVRNLPPRPPRPSPPR